The DNA segment TGCGCTGCCGCCTGGGCAGGCGCTAGTAGCTTGTGTGGCGAGCTCCATTAGTTAATGAACTAACCGTACAAACCACTTGTCACTGGAAAACATGCCTTTGGCAAACTCCAGGCAAGCAGGCAAGAAAAAAGCAGCCCGTGGGCTGCTTTTTTCGCAAAGAAAACCGGGATTAAGCCAGTTTTTCCTTGATACGTGCTGCCTTGCCGGACAGGTCACGCAGGTAGTAAAGCTTGGCTTTACGCACGTCACCACGACGCTTCACAGCCAGGCTATCAACCAGCGGGCTGTAAGTCTGGAAGGTACGCTCAACGCCAACACCGTTGGAAATTTTACGAACAGTGAAAGCACTGTTCACACCACGGTTACGCTTGGCAATTACCACGCCCTCGAACGCTTGCAAACGCGAACGATCGCCTTCTTTCACTTTAACCTGAACGACTACGGTGTCGCCCGGAGCAAAAGGAGGAATCACTTTGCTCATCTGCTCTGCTTCGAGTTGCAGAATAATTTTGTTAGTCATGCTGTGCTCCTAAGACAAACCAACTGGCTTGCCATCGATACGTTAACTATCGTCCCGTTGTCGGAGATACTCCGCCAACAGCTTTTTCTCTTCTCCAGAAAGCGAGCGGCTTTCCAGAAGATCGGCGCGCCGTTCACTAGTCCGACCAAGGGACTGCTGCAAACGCCAGCGCCGGATATGTGCGTGATTGCCACTCAGCAACACGTCGGGAACGCGCTTATCCGCATACACCTCCGGTCGGGTGTAGTGCGGGCAGTCGAGCAAGCCATCCGTAAAGGAGTCTTCCTCAGCCGAATCCGCATGACCCAATGCACCGGGCAGCAGACGCGTCACCGCATCGATCAGGACCATCGCCGGTAGCTCGCCACCGGAGAGTACGTAGTCACCAATCGACCACTCTTCATCGACATGCGCTTCAATGAAACGCTCATCGATGCCTTCATAACGCCCGGCGATGAGGATCAAAGCCTCCTCTTTCGCCAGTTCGCGGACCGCCGACTGCTTCAGTTGGCGGCCTTGCGGCGACAGGTAAATCACCTTCGCCTTCTCTCCGGCGGCTTGCTTGGCATCCGCCAAAGCGCCTTCCAGAGGCTTGATTTTCATCACCATGCCCGGACCGCCACCAAAAGGCCGATCATCCACCGTCTGGTGGCGATCTTCGGTGTAGTTCCGTGGATTCCAGCAGGTCAGCTGCAATAGCCCCTGTTTCACCGCGCGGCTGGTAATGCCATATTCGCTGATGGCTGCAAACATTTCCGGGAACAGACTGATGACTTCGACGCGCAGGCTAGCCATGATTACTACTAACCAGTTGCTTAAAAGTCCGCATCCCAGTCAACCCGCATCTCGCCGGCCGCCAGATCAACCGTCAACACACAGTGCGCCGTGTAGGGCAGCAAGCGTTCACGATCATCCAGGCTGTCTGCACAGGGCTTGACCACCATCACATCATTAGCGCCAGTTTCCAGCAGGTGATCGATGCGCCCGAGCAATTGCCCGGCCTGGTCGATGACCTTCAAACCTTTTAGCTGGTACCAGTAGTACTCGCCGTCGGTCAGATCTGGGAGCAAGCTGCGGAGCACACAAATTTCGAAACCCGCGAGAAGGCGTGCCTCTTCACGGTCATCGAGCCCCTTCAGCTTTGCCACGAGGACCTTGTTCTGCAAGCGCCCGCTGGCAAGCTCAACCTGTCGAACCTCACCGTCACGCCTAAGCGTCCAGCGATGGTAATCCAGCAGGTTGTCAATCGGATCGGTAAAGGAAAAGACCTTCACCTCGCCGCGAACACCGTGCACCGAAACAATCTTACCGATGACGATCAAATCATCGGCGGGAGCTGGCGTCGCGTTCATGCTGCTTAGGCTGCTGCCTTAGCGGCATCCTTGAGCAGCTGAGCAACACGCTCAGACGGCTGTGCGCCCTGGCCGAGCCAGTAGGTAGCGCGTTCCTGATCAACGGACAGACGCACTTCACCACCAGCGGCAACCGGGTTGAAGAAGCCAATACGCTCAACGAAACGACCGTCGCGCGCATTGCGGCTGTCGGTCACGGTCAGGTGGTAAAACGGGCGCTTCTTGGAGCCGCCACGGGCAAGACGGATGGTTACCATGTGAACATCGTTCCTGTAGTCGGTGCTGCAAAACTAAAAATGCATGCTGGGCACTAGGCCCGAAAGGCCGCATATTCTAAGGATTATCAGGCTTTTTGCAAATCTCTTTTTCAGCCGCCTTATGACAGCCCCCCTTACATCTTCGGCATGCCGCCAGGGAACATCCCGCCCATGCCGCGCATCATCTTGGCCATACCGCCTTTGGCGGTGACCTTTTTCATCATTTTCTGCATTTGCTTGTGCTGCTTGATCAATCGCCCAATGTCCTGCACTTGAGTGCCGGAACCCATGGCGATGCGACGCTTACGCGAGCCGCTGATCACGTCCGGGTCACGCCGCTCGCCTGGAGTCATCGAGTTGATGATGGCTTCCATCTGCTTGAACTGCTTCTCCGCCGCGCCCTGGGCGTTACCCATTTGCGCCAGGTTGACCCCACCGATATTCGGCAACTTGTCCATCAGCCCACCGAGGCCGCCCATGCTTTTCATCTGTTGTAACTGATCACGGAAGTCTTCCAGATCGAAGCCTTTGCCTTTCTTCAGCTTCTTCGCCAGCTTGTCGGCTTTCTCACGATCGAGGTTCTGCTCAGCCTGCTCGATCAGGCTGAGCACATCCCCCATGCCGAGAATGCGCGAAGCGATACGATCGGGATGGAAAGGCTCAAGCGCATCGCTCTTCTCGCCCATACCAATGAACTTGATCGGCTTGCCGGTAATCGCCCGCACCGACAGTGCTGCGCCGCCACGAGCGTCACCATCGACCTTGGTCAGCACTACGCCAGTCAGCGGCAGCGCCTCGCCAAAGGCCTTAGCGGTGTTGGCCGCGTCCTGACCGGTCATGGCATCCACCACGAACAGTGTCTCGATCGGCTTGATCGCGGCGTGAACCGTCTGAATTTCGGCCATCATTTCGGCATCGATATGCAGACGACCGGCGGTATCGACGATCACGACATCGATGAACTTGAGCTTGGCTTCCTTGATCGCCGCTTCAGCGATGGCCACCGGCTTCTGGCTGAGGTCCGAGGGGAAGAAGGTCACGCCAATATCGGCAGCCAAGGTTTCCAGCTGCTTGATCGCCGCTGGGCGGTAAACGTCCGCCGAGACCACCATCACCGTCTTCTTTTTGCGCTCTTTCAGAAAGCGCGCCAGCTTGCCGACCGTGGTGGTCTTACCCGCACCTTGCAGGCCCGCCATCAACACGACCGCAGGTGGCGTTGTGTTCAGCGCCAGATCTTCGTTGGCCGCGCCCATTAGCTCTTCGAGCTCGGCGCGGACGATCTTCACGAAGGCCTGCCCCGGCGTCAGGCTTTTAGATACTTCTGTGCCGACTGCGCGGTCTTTGACCTTATTGACGAAGTCTTTGACCACCGGCAACGCGACGTCGGCTTCGAGCAAGGCCATGCGCACTTCACGCAAAGTATCCTTGATGTTGTCCTCGGTCAGCTTGGCCTTGCCAGTGACATTACGCAGGGTCTGGGAGAGGCGGTCGGTAAGATTTTCGAACATGCGCGTTCCTTTCAGGCTCTCTGGAGCCGAGGTTGAGCTTGCGGCAAGCGGCAGATTATAACGAAGACTCAGCAACGCCGACACCGCCAGCGGTCTTTCGTGAATTGGCGGTTTTATGCCACACTCACGGTCTTTCGGGCTCGCCTTACAAGGATTTATGCACCCTCTGCTGCCCAGCCTCGCTGCCGCCTGCCTATATGCCGGCGCTACGGCCTACCAAGGCATTCGCCTGTCCCAGCGCGTAGCGCCGGACAAACGCTTGCTGACCCTACTCGGCGTCCTCGCCCTGCTCGCCCATGGCTTCAGCCTGTTTATCCAGCTGATCACCCCGGCCGGTCTCAACCTCGACTTCTTCAGCGCCGCTAGTCTGATCACGGCTTCGGTGATCCTCTTGACGCTGCTGGCGTGCATACGGATTCCTGTGGAGAACCTGCTCCTGCTGCTGTTCCCACTGGCCTGCTTAACAGTTTTGCTAGCGCTATTTGTCCCAGCCGGCACGGTGCAAGTGATTGACGAAGAGCCTGGCATCCTGGTGCATATCCTATTGTCGATCCTGGCTTACGGCATGCTGACCATCGCTGCACTCCAGTCGCTGCTGTTGCTGCTGCAGGATCACCAACTGAAGAATAAACACCCGTCCGGCCTGAGCAAAAACTTCCCGCCGCTACAAACCATGGAAAGCCTGCTGTTCGGTTTTCTCTGGGCCGGCTGGGTGCTGCTGTCGTTGTCGCTGCTGTCCGGCTGGCTGTTCCTCGAAGACCTATTCGCCCAGCATCTGGCACATAAAACCTTGCTCGCCGGCGTGGCGTGGGTGATTTTTGCCGTGCTGCTGTGGGGCCGGCATCAGCGCGGCTGGCGCGGGCACAAGGCCATTCGCTGGACGCTGGCCGGCTTCTGCCTGCTGATGCTGGCGTATTTCGGCAGCAAGCTGGTACGCGAATTCATTCTGCACATGTAGGTCGCCGCCTGTGTACGACTTAAATCCTGCGTTCCTGATTGGCTTGCTGGTATTCCTGATTGCTTGCTCGGCGTTTTTCTCCAGCTCCGAAACCGGCATGCTCAGCCTCAACCGCTATCGCCTGCGGAATTTGGCCAAGCAAGGACATCGTGGCGCCAAGCGTGCCAGCACCTTGCTGAACCGCCCGGATCGCCTGCTTGGGATCATTTTGGTTGGCAACACCTTCGTCAACATTTTCGCCGCCGCGATCGCCACCGCCCTGGCCATACAGTTGTGGGGCGATGCAGGCATCGCGATCGCCACCGTGGCACTCACCATCATCCTGCTGATTTTCGGTGAAATCGCCCCAAAAACGCTGGCCATCCTGCGCCCGGAAGCGGTCGCCTACCCCACCAGCCTGCCGCTTATGCTGCTCTTGAAGATTCTTTCGCCGCTGGTGTGGCTACTCAATGGCGTAAGTAATGGCCTGCTCAAGCTGTGTGGTGTCGACCCGAGCAGCAAACGCAATGACGGCCTGACCACCGAAGAGCTGCGCAGCGTGGTGCGCGAATCGAGTCACGAGCTGCCGCAGAACCGCCAGAGCATGCTGCTCGGCATTCTCGACCTGGAAACCGTCACGGTGAACGACATCATGATCCCGCGCAATGAAGTCGCCGGGATCGATCTGGAAGATTCACTGGAAGACATCATTACCCAACTGCGCACCACGCCCCACACGCGATTGCCGGTGTTTCGCAACGACATCAACCAGATCGAGGGCGTGGTGCATATGCGCCAGATCGCCCGCCTGCTGACCCACGACCAACTGACTAAAGAAGCCCTCAGCCAAGCCAGCCACGAACCGTATTTCGTCCCGGAAAGCACGCCGCTGTCGATTCAGCTGGTCAATTTCCAGAAGCACAAGCGGCGCATCGGCATCGTTGTCGACGAGTATGGCGATGTGCTCGGCATCGTCACCCTGGAAGACATCCTCGAAGAAATCGTCGGCGACTTCAGCAATCAGGACGCCCTGCGTAGCCCGGACATTCACCCGCAGGACGACGGCACCCAGGTCATCGACGGCGCGGCCTATATCCGCGAAGTGAACAAGGCGCTGGGCTGGAGCCTGCCCTGCGATGGTCCCAAGACCCTCAACGGCCTGATCACCGAGGCACTGGAAAGCATTCCAGAGAGTGCCGTCTGCCTGAAGATCGGCCCGTACCGCCTGGAAATCCTGCAATCCACAGACAATCGAGTGAAGAGCGTGCGGGTCTGGCGGCCCACACCAATCGCTCAGCCCACACCGCAAAGCGAATCAGACTGAAATCGAACTGGCCAAGCCTGACGCACACCGCCTCGTTGTGCCGCGCTTAACTTAGTTGGGCTCTTCACTCAGCCACAGCGCCAGCGCCTCTCCCCAAACCCGATAACCAAGCACCGACGGGTGATAACCGTCGATCGCAAGGTAATCCTTGCGCATGGTGACTGCTGCGGGGCAATACGCCGCGCCCAACCGCTGCGCAAGCAGGCACAACTGGTTATCGAGCAGGCTTGCACGCCAACCGAGCAACTGCCGCAATAGCCAGGGTAAAGCGCTGAAATGCTGCAGGGGTGGCACCGCGGTACAGACCACTTGCGCGCCCTGCGCACGGAAATGATTAATCAACCGCTCGAGAGCGTTATGCCAGGTACGCGAAGAGCTGCACTGCGTGGTGTCGTTGACGCCAAACACCAACACCACCAAATCGGCGGGCGGCTCCTGCGCCAAGGGCAGCCAGTGCCTGCAGGCCTGCTCGGCCGTGATGCCATTCTCGCCCAATGCCCGCCATGACACTGGCCGCCCCAGCCGTTCAGCCAGAGCGCTCGCCAGTTGCCCCACCAAGGCAAAATCCAGACACGAAACGCCAACCCCCGCTACCGTAGACTCCCCGAGCAACAACAGACGCAGCGGCGCAGCTGGAAACGCCACACCTGCCAATCCATGAGTCGGACCCGCGGCCGGAGCAAGACGCAATGCGCTACGTCGAGTCTGCAGCGCTAGCGGCAGCAGCACCGGCAACAGTGGCAGCGCGACCGCCCACCAGGCCCAGCCGCGCCAAGATCTCAAAATGCGACAGTCACCGCCTGTGCCGCGCGAGTCGCCTTGGCCCGAGCGGCCTCGATCGACTCATCACGCGCAAGGGCTACGCCCATGCGGCGCTGGCCACTGACTTCAGGTTTACCGAACAAGCGCAGCGCGGTATCCGGCTCACTCAGAGCGGCGCCAAGGTTGGCGAAACTGGTTTGCGTCGATTTACCTTCGACTAGTACTACCGCAGAAGCCGAGGGGCCGAGCTGACGAATCGCCGGAATTGGCAGGCCAAGA comes from the Pseudomonas cavernicola genome and includes:
- the rplS gene encoding 50S ribosomal protein L19, whose translation is MTNKIILQLEAEQMSKVIPPFAPGDTVVVQVKVKEGDRSRLQAFEGVVIAKRNRGVNSAFTVRKISNGVGVERTFQTYSPLVDSLAVKRRGDVRKAKLYYLRDLSGKAARIKEKLA
- the trmD gene encoding tRNA (guanosine(37)-N1)-methyltransferase TrmD, producing MASLRVEVISLFPEMFAAISEYGITSRAVKQGLLQLTCWNPRNYTEDRHQTVDDRPFGGGPGMVMKIKPLEGALADAKQAAGEKAKVIYLSPQGRQLKQSAVRELAKEEALILIAGRYEGIDERFIEAHVDEEWSIGDYVLSGGELPAMVLIDAVTRLLPGALGHADSAEEDSFTDGLLDCPHYTRPEVYADKRVPDVLLSGNHAHIRRWRLQQSLGRTSERRADLLESRSLSGEEKKLLAEYLRQRDDS
- the rimM gene encoding ribosome maturation factor RimM (Essential for efficient processing of 16S rRNA) — translated: MNATPAPADDLIVIGKIVSVHGVRGEVKVFSFTDPIDNLLDYHRWTLRRDGEVRQVELASGRLQNKVLVAKLKGLDDREEARLLAGFEICVLRSLLPDLTDGEYYWYQLKGLKVIDQAGQLLGRIDHLLETGANDVMVVKPCADSLDDRERLLPYTAHCVLTVDLAAGEMRVDWDADF
- the rpsP gene encoding 30S ribosomal protein S16, whose protein sequence is MVTIRLARGGSKKRPFYHLTVTDSRNARDGRFVERIGFFNPVAAGGEVRLSVDQERATYWLGQGAQPSERVAQLLKDAAKAAA
- the ffh gene encoding signal recognition particle protein; amino-acid sequence: MFENLTDRLSQTLRNVTGKAKLTEDNIKDTLREVRMALLEADVALPVVKDFVNKVKDRAVGTEVSKSLTPGQAFVKIVRAELEELMGAANEDLALNTTPPAVVLMAGLQGAGKTTTVGKLARFLKERKKKTVMVVSADVYRPAAIKQLETLAADIGVTFFPSDLSQKPVAIAEAAIKEAKLKFIDVVIVDTAGRLHIDAEMMAEIQTVHAAIKPIETLFVVDAMTGQDAANTAKAFGEALPLTGVVLTKVDGDARGGAALSVRAITGKPIKFIGMGEKSDALEPFHPDRIASRILGMGDVLSLIEQAEQNLDREKADKLAKKLKKGKGFDLEDFRDQLQQMKSMGGLGGLMDKLPNIGGVNLAQMGNAQGAAEKQFKQMEAIINSMTPGERRDPDVISGSRKRRIAMGSGTQVQDIGRLIKQHKQMQKMMKKVTAKGGMAKMMRGMGGMFPGGMPKM
- a CDS encoding cytochrome C assembly family protein yields the protein MHPLLPSLAAACLYAGATAYQGIRLSQRVAPDKRLLTLLGVLALLAHGFSLFIQLITPAGLNLDFFSAASLITASVILLTLLACIRIPVENLLLLLFPLACLTVLLALFVPAGTVQVIDEEPGILVHILLSILAYGMLTIAALQSLLLLLQDHQLKNKHPSGLSKNFPPLQTMESLLFGFLWAGWVLLSLSLLSGWLFLEDLFAQHLAHKTLLAGVAWVIFAVLLWGRHQRGWRGHKAIRWTLAGFCLLMLAYFGSKLVREFILHM
- a CDS encoding HlyC/CorC family transporter; translated protein: MYDLNPAFLIGLLVFLIACSAFFSSSETGMLSLNRYRLRNLAKQGHRGAKRASTLLNRPDRLLGIILVGNTFVNIFAAAIATALAIQLWGDAGIAIATVALTIILLIFGEIAPKTLAILRPEAVAYPTSLPLMLLLKILSPLVWLLNGVSNGLLKLCGVDPSSKRNDGLTTEELRSVVRESSHELPQNRQSMLLGILDLETVTVNDIMIPRNEVAGIDLEDSLEDIITQLRTTPHTRLPVFRNDINQIEGVVHMRQIARLLTHDQLTKEALSQASHEPYFVPESTPLSIQLVNFQKHKRRIGIVVDEYGDVLGIVTLEDILEEIVGDFSNQDALRSPDIHPQDDGTQVIDGAAYIREVNKALGWSLPCDGPKTLNGLITEALESIPESAVCLKIGPYRLEILQSTDNRVKSVRVWRPTPIAQPTPQSESD
- a CDS encoding SGNH/GDSL hydrolase family protein; translation: MRSWRGWAWWAVALPLLPVLLPLALQTRRSALRLAPAAGPTHGLAGVAFPAAPLRLLLLGESTVAGVGVSCLDFALVGQLASALAERLGRPVSWRALGENGITAEQACRHWLPLAQEPPADLVVLVFGVNDTTQCSSSRTWHNALERLINHFRAQGAQVVCTAVPPLQHFSALPWLLRQLLGWRASLLDNQLCLLAQRLGAAYCPAAVTMRKDYLAIDGYHPSVLGYRVWGEALALWLSEEPN